A DNA window from Bacteroides cellulosilyticus contains the following coding sequences:
- a CDS encoding DUF3810 domain-containing protein, translated as MKYKLKIRYIVLCTLLLVVWATQFIPAMGKIYAHSVYPVIAYILSSFSRLIPFAIGDLFIALSIAGVLLYPVYARRFQKKKWKRILLNDIEYLLWIYVWFYLAWGLNYSQPNFYQRTEIPYTAYTPENFRNFVDDYVDKLNGSYVDVTTINKDLIRRETVRGYNQISDTLDVHHPFHKSPRVKTMLFTPLISMVGVTGSMGPFFCEFTLNGDLLPSQYPATYAHELAHLLGISSEAEANFYAYQVCTRSQARGIRFCGYFSVLGHVLTNARRLMDEEEYKELFNRIRPEIIEQAKSNQEYWTEKYSPLIGDIQDWIYDLYLKGNKIQSGRKNYSEVVGLLISYYTHCNK; from the coding sequence ATGAAATATAAGCTGAAGATTCGTTATATCGTGCTATGCACGCTCTTGTTAGTAGTCTGGGCCACACAGTTCATTCCGGCTATGGGAAAAATATATGCACACAGCGTATATCCTGTCATAGCCTATATTCTTTCGTCTTTCTCCCGCCTCATTCCCTTTGCCATAGGCGACTTATTCATAGCCCTCAGCATTGCGGGCGTACTCCTCTACCCTGTCTATGCCCGCCGCTTTCAGAAGAAAAAATGGAAACGCATCTTACTGAATGATATTGAATATCTGTTATGGATATACGTCTGGTTCTATCTGGCTTGGGGACTTAATTATTCACAGCCCAATTTCTACCAGCGAACGGAGATTCCCTACACTGCATACACTCCCGAAAACTTCCGGAACTTCGTTGATGATTACGTTGACAAACTGAATGGTTCGTATGTAGATGTAACTACCATCAATAAGGACCTTATCCGCCGGGAAACAGTTCGCGGATACAATCAGATCAGTGATACGCTGGATGTACATCATCCTTTCCATAAATCACCACGAGTGAAGACAATGCTTTTCACTCCACTGATTTCCATGGTGGGCGTCACCGGTAGCATGGGACCTTTCTTCTGTGAATTTACCTTGAATGGAGATCTGCTCCCTTCACAGTATCCTGCCACGTATGCTCACGAACTGGCACATTTATTGGGCATTTCCAGCGAGGCGGAAGCCAACTTCTACGCTTATCAGGTCTGTACCCGTTCGCAAGCGCGAGGTATCCGTTTCTGCGGATACTTTTCAGTACTGGGACACGTACTTACCAATGCCCGCCGACTGATGGATGAAGAAGAATACAAAGAGCTCTTCAACCGGATACGTCCCGAAATCATTGAACAGGCTAAAAGTAATCAGGAATACTGGACGGAAAAATACAGTCCACTCATCGGAGATATACAAGACTGGATATACGACCTGTACCTGAAAGGAAACAAGATACAAAGTGGCCGCAAGAACTACTCCGAAGTAGTCGGGTTGCTTATATCCTATTATACACATTGCAATAAATAA
- a CDS encoding RNA polymerase sigma factor, which translates to MNPSYNEREVLELLQDESTQKRGFELIVAQYSEQLYWQIRRMVLLHEDANDLLQNTFIKAWTNIDYFRGDAKLSTWLYRIALNECLTFLNKQRAVTTVSIDDEDASVLQKLESDPYFSGDRAQKSLQKALLTLPEKQRMVFNLKYYQEMKYEEMSDIFGTSVGALKASYHHAVKKIEKFLEGEV; encoded by the coding sequence ATGAATCCTTCCTATAATGAACGCGAAGTGCTGGAGCTTCTACAAGATGAAAGTACACAAAAGCGAGGGTTTGAGTTGATTGTTGCGCAATATAGCGAACAATTATACTGGCAGATCCGTCGTATGGTGCTTTTGCATGAAGATGCCAATGACTTACTTCAGAACACGTTCATTAAGGCATGGACCAATATCGATTATTTCCGTGGGGATGCGAAGCTTTCTACCTGGCTCTATCGCATCGCTTTGAATGAATGTTTGACTTTCCTAAATAAACAACGCGCTGTAACTACTGTTTCTATCGATGATGAAGATGCTTCTGTACTTCAGAAGCTGGAAAGCGATCCCTATTTCTCCGGCGACCGGGCACAGAAGTCTCTACAGAAAGCATTGCTTACACTGCCGGAAAAGCAACGTATGGTATTCAACTTAAAGTATTACCAGGAAATGAAATACGAGGAGATGTCCGACATCTTCGGCACATCTGTCGGCGCTCTGAAAGCCTCTTATCATCATGCCGTGAAAAAAATCGAGAAGTTTTTGGAGGGAGAGGTTTAA
- a CDS encoding WG repeat-containing protein, with protein MYRNISLSFLLIILIASCGGNTQERDINGMHIFPVKDFDNGSWLGKKYYIDEKGNPLFDKAFDRASLFVDGIACVEWDGRHYFIDEKGNFLFNKEGYAEIYGISDGVGWVRKERATYSPRTAIDMKNGNELFIVPHSDKLFKSMTFSEGLVIGEKKGKCGFLNKQGEWVIQPEWDLNDICFRVFKNGMFCVYSEQKYGCINRKGELVIDYLFDQPFMFDSNGCAVVVLKDKSGEKSFGLIDKKGNYLIEPYFKDLEYDDGWYRFSVDGNLYGWCDKNGKIKIEAAFKSSGGVNINFFNGDKWTLVLGRYIDREGKVALETEYAPLGNFMGDVAFVQTRDGVALMNRKGELVGETRFRSRFNSLIQRLYSSGVSLVDYLNF; from the coding sequence ATGTATCGGAATATTAGTTTGAGCTTTTTGCTCATCATTTTGATTGCTTCTTGTGGTGGCAATACTCAGGAACGAGATATTAATGGAATGCACATCTTTCCTGTAAAAGATTTTGATAACGGGAGTTGGCTTGGTAAAAAGTATTATATTGATGAAAAGGGGAATCCCCTGTTCGACAAAGCATTCGATCGGGCAAGTTTGTTTGTAGATGGAATAGCTTGTGTAGAGTGGGACGGCAGGCATTACTTCATAGATGAGAAGGGAAATTTCCTTTTTAATAAAGAGGGATATGCAGAAATCTATGGTATATCTGATGGTGTTGGATGGGTGCGGAAAGAAAGAGCTACTTATAGTCCGCGAACTGCCATTGATATGAAGAACGGGAATGAATTGTTTATAGTTCCACATTCGGACAAATTATTTAAGAGTATGACTTTTTCTGAAGGTTTAGTGATAGGCGAGAAGAAGGGTAAATGTGGCTTTCTAAATAAGCAGGGTGAATGGGTTATACAACCGGAGTGGGATTTGAATGATATTTGCTTTCGAGTTTTTAAGAACGGTATGTTTTGTGTTTATTCAGAACAGAAATATGGCTGTATTAATAGAAAAGGCGAGTTGGTTATTGATTATCTATTTGACCAACCGTTTATGTTTGATTCTAATGGATGTGCTGTGGTTGTGCTGAAAGATAAATCCGGTGAGAAATCATTTGGCTTGATTGATAAAAAAGGAAACTATCTGATTGAACCTTATTTTAAAGATTTGGAATATGACGATGGATGGTATCGCTTTAGTGTTGATGGAAACTTGTACGGCTGGTGTGATAAAAATGGAAAGATAAAGATTGAAGCCGCTTTCAAATCTTCAGGAGGCGTAAATATCAATTTCTTTAATGGTGACAAGTGGACTTTGGTGCTTGGAAGATATATTGATAGAGAAGGGAAAGTAGCGTTGGAGACTGAATATGCTCCTTTAGGTAATTTCATGGGCGATGTCGCTTTTGTGCAAACGAGAGATGGAGTCGCTCTGATGAATCGTAAGGGAGAATTAGTAGGAGAAACTCGATTCCGCAGCCGATTTAATAGTCTCATACAGAGACTTTATAGCTCCGGAGTAAGTCTTGTTGATTATTTAAATTTTTAA
- the mazG gene encoding nucleoside triphosphate pyrophosphohydrolase, with the protein MLHTRKEQMEAFGRFLDILDELREKCPWDRKQTNESLRPNTIEETYELCDALIRDDKNDICKELGDVLLHVAFYAKIGSEKGDFDMKDVCDHLCEKLIFRHPHVFGDVKADTAGQVSENWEQLKLREKGGNKSVLSGVPAALPSLIKAYRIQDKARNVGFDWEEREQVWDKVKEEIQEFQAEVANMDKDKAEAEFGDVLFSLINAARLYKINPDNALERTNQKFINRFNYLEAHTIKEGKNLHDMTLEEMDVLWNEAKKLEK; encoded by the coding sequence ATGTTACATACAAGAAAAGAACAGATGGAAGCCTTCGGACGCTTCCTGGACATACTCGACGAACTCCGCGAGAAATGTCCCTGGGACCGCAAGCAGACTAACGAAAGTCTGCGTCCCAACACCATTGAAGAAACTTATGAACTTTGTGACGCCCTGATACGTGACGATAAAAATGATATCTGCAAAGAGCTGGGAGACGTCTTGCTACACGTAGCTTTCTACGCAAAGATAGGTTCCGAGAAAGGCGATTTTGACATGAAAGATGTATGCGACCACCTTTGCGAGAAATTAATTTTCCGCCATCCCCATGTGTTCGGTGACGTAAAAGCCGATACTGCCGGACAAGTTTCCGAAAACTGGGAACAACTGAAGTTAAGAGAGAAAGGTGGAAACAAGAGTGTGTTGAGTGGTGTTCCTGCCGCCCTTCCTTCACTCATCAAAGCTTACCGTATTCAAGACAAAGCCCGCAACGTCGGCTTCGACTGGGAAGAACGGGAACAAGTGTGGGATAAGGTAAAAGAAGAAATCCAGGAGTTTCAGGCAGAAGTGGCCAATATGGATAAGGACAAGGCAGAAGCCGAATTCGGGGATGTACTATTCAGCCTCATCAATGCCGCACGCCTCTACAAGATCAATCCGGATAATGCATTAGAACGCACCAACCAGAAGTTTATCAACCGCTTTAATTATCTGGAAGCACATACCATCAAGGAAGGCAAAAACCTGCATGATATGACTCTGGAAGAGATGGACGTCCTCTGGAACGAAGCTAAAAAGCTGGAAAAATAA
- a CDS encoding ribonuclease Z yields MEKFELHILGCGSALPTTRHFATSQVVNVRDKLYMIDCGEGSQLQFRKSRLKFSRLNHIFISHLHGDHCFGLLGLISTLNLLGRTAELHIHSPKGLEALFAPMLSFFCRQMTYKVLFHEFETKEPGMIYEDRSLTVTTIPLRHRMPCCGFLFAEKQRPNHIIREMVDFYEVPVYELNRIKNGEDYVTPEGKIISNSLLTRPSDPPRSYAYCSDTIYMPEIAEQIKGVDLLFHEATFANADLPRAKETFHTTAAQAGEIAKAAGVNKLVIGHFSARYEDENILLKEASAVFPETVLAKETLCLEV; encoded by the coding sequence ATGGAGAAATTTGAATTACATATACTGGGCTGCGGTTCTGCGTTGCCTACTACCCGTCATTTTGCCACTTCGCAAGTGGTGAATGTGCGTGACAAACTTTATATGATAGACTGCGGAGAAGGATCGCAATTGCAATTCCGCAAGTCCCGACTGAAGTTTTCCCGCTTGAATCATATTTTTATTTCTCATCTGCATGGAGATCATTGTTTTGGTTTGCTGGGATTGATATCCACGCTCAATCTGCTGGGGCGCACGGCTGAGTTGCATATTCATTCGCCGAAAGGATTGGAAGCCCTGTTTGCTCCGATGCTAAGTTTCTTTTGCCGGCAAATGACGTATAAGGTTCTTTTCCATGAGTTTGAGACGAAAGAACCCGGAATGATCTATGAAGACCGTTCTCTGACAGTGACTACCATTCCATTGCGTCATCGTATGCCTTGTTGCGGCTTTCTGTTTGCAGAGAAGCAGCGGCCCAATCATATTATTCGGGAGATGGTCGACTTTTATGAAGTGCCGGTATATGAGTTGAATAGGATAAAGAATGGGGAAGACTATGTGACTCCGGAAGGCAAAATCATTTCCAATTCCTTACTGACACGTCCGTCTGATCCACCGCGTAGTTATGCCTACTGTTCGGATACCATCTATATGCCTGAGATTGCAGAACAGATAAAAGGAGTAGATTTGCTATTCCATGAGGCCACTTTTGCAAATGCAGACTTGCCTCGTGCCAAAGAAACTTTTCATACTACTGCTGCTCAGGCAGGAGAGATAGCCAAGGCGGCAGGAGTGAATAAATTGGTGATCGGGCATTTTTCTGCCCGTTATGAGGATGAGAATATTTTGCTTAAAGAAGCTTCGGCTGTTTTCCCCGAGACGGTGCTGGCTAAGGAAACGCTGTGTTTGGAGGTATAA
- the rpsA gene encoding 30S ribosomal protein S1, producing the protein MENLKNVAPVEDFNWDAYENGETFGGASHEELEKAYDSTLNKVNDREVVDGTVIAMNKREVVVNIGYKSDGIIPLNEFRYNPDLKIGDTVEVYIENQEDKKGQLVLSHRKARATRSWDRVNAALENEEIIKGYIKCRTKGGMIVDVFGIEAFLPGSQIDVKPIRDYDVFVGKTMEFKVVKINQEFKNVVVSHKALIEAELEQQKKEIIGKLEKGQVLEGTVKNITSYGVFIDLGGVDGLIHITDLSWGRVSDPKEVVELDQKLNVVILDFDDEKKRIALGLKQLTPHPWDALSGELKVGDKVKGKVVVMADYGAFIEIAPGVEGLIHVSEMSWSQHLRSAQDFMKVGDEVEAVVLTLDREERKMSLGIKQLKQDPWETIEEKYPVASKHTAKVRNFTNFGVFVEIEEGVDGLIHISDLSWTKKVKHPSEFTQIGADIEVQVLEIDKENRRLSLGHKQLEENPWDVFETVFTVGSVHEGTIIEMLDKGAVVALPYGVEGFATPKHLVKEDGSQAQMDEKLSFKVIEFNKDAKRIILSHSRIFEDAAKAEERAEKKAAGKKPAGNKREDAPAIQNQAASTTLGDIDALAALKEQMEAGKK; encoded by the coding sequence ATGGAAAACTTAAAAAATGTAGCGCCTGTTGAAGACTTCAACTGGGATGCTTATGAAAATGGCGAAACCTTCGGTGGTGCCAGCCACGAAGAGTTGGAAAAGGCTTACGACAGTACGCTTAACAAAGTTAACGACCGTGAGGTAGTTGACGGAACTGTAATCGCGATGAACAAACGTGAAGTTGTTGTGAACATCGGTTACAAATCAGACGGTATCATTCCTCTGAATGAATTCCGCTACAATCCTGACTTGAAGATCGGTGATACTGTAGAAGTATACATCGAAAACCAGGAAGACAAAAAAGGACAGTTGGTTCTGTCTCACCGTAAAGCTCGCGCTACTCGCTCTTGGGACCGTGTGAACGCTGCTTTGGAAAACGAAGAAATTATCAAGGGTTACATCAAGTGCCGCACAAAGGGTGGTATGATCGTAGACGTATTCGGTATCGAAGCTTTCTTGCCGGGTTCTCAGATCGACGTGAAACCTATCCGCGACTACGATGTATTCGTTGGCAAAACTATGGAATTCAAGGTTGTTAAGATCAACCAGGAATTCAAGAACGTGGTTGTTTCTCACAAGGCTCTTATCGAAGCTGAACTGGAACAACAGAAGAAAGAAATTATCGGTAAGCTCGAAAAAGGACAAGTTCTTGAGGGTACCGTTAAGAATATCACATCTTATGGTGTATTCATCGACCTGGGTGGCGTAGACGGTCTGATTCACATCACTGACCTGTCTTGGGGCCGCGTAAGCGATCCGAAGGAAGTGGTTGAACTCGACCAGAAGCTCAACGTTGTTATCCTTGATTTCGACGATGAAAAGAAGCGTATCGCTCTCGGTCTGAAGCAACTCACTCCGCATCCTTGGGATGCTCTTAGCGGTGAGCTGAAAGTGGGTGACAAGGTGAAGGGTAAAGTAGTGGTTATGGCTGACTACGGTGCATTCATCGAAATCGCTCCGGGCGTTGAAGGTTTGATCCACGTATCTGAAATGTCTTGGTCACAACACTTGCGTTCTGCACAAGATTTCATGAAGGTAGGTGACGAAGTGGAAGCAGTAGTTCTGACTCTGGACCGCGAAGAACGTAAGATGTCTTTGGGTATCAAACAACTGAAGCAAGATCCATGGGAAACTATCGAAGAGAAGTACCCTGTAGCTTCTAAGCACACTGCAAAAGTTCGTAACTTCACTAACTTCGGTGTATTCGTTGAAATCGAAGAAGGTGTTGACGGCTTGATCCACATCTCTGACCTGTCTTGGACTAAGAAGGTTAAACATCCTTCTGAATTCACTCAGATCGGTGCGGACATCGAAGTTCAGGTACTGGAAATCGACAAAGAAAACCGTCGCTTGAGCCTTGGCCACAAGCAACTCGAAGAAAACCCCTGGGATGTATTCGAAACGGTATTCACTGTAGGTTCTGTACACGAAGGTACTATCATCGAAATGCTGGATAAGGGTGCTGTTGTTGCTCTGCCTTATGGCGTAGAAGGTTTCGCTACTCCGAAACACCTCGTTAAGGAAGATGGCTCTCAGGCTCAGATGGATGAGAAACTGTCATTCAAGGTTATCGAGTTCAACAAAGATGCTAAGCGTATCATCCTTTCTCACAGCCGTATCTTCGAAGATGCTGCAAAGGCAGAAGAAAGAGCTGAAAAGAAGGCTGCTGGTAAGAAGCCGGCTGGCAATAAGAGAGAAGACGCTCCGGCTATTCAAAACCAGGCTGCTTCTACTACTCTGGGCGACATCGACGCTCTGGCTGCTTTGAAAGAGCAAATGGAAGCTGGAAAGAAGTAA
- a CDS encoding T9SS type A sorting domain-containing protein, which translates to MRKLFYFFFFLLTFSSQSVAWAQDGRKQETAQKEQPSSTIVLTVSAENRVRVQNAEPGSQMEVYNIVGVKLTTIRIDSTDVTVQVNLPKGYYIFKIGNVVRKVVIK; encoded by the coding sequence ATGAGAAAGTTATTCTACTTTTTTTTCTTTTTGTTGACTTTTTCGTCGCAGTCCGTGGCATGGGCGCAGGACGGTCGGAAGCAGGAAACGGCTCAGAAAGAGCAGCCGTCTTCTACTATTGTGCTGACTGTTTCGGCAGAAAACCGGGTACGTGTGCAGAATGCAGAACCCGGCTCCCAGATGGAAGTCTACAATATTGTAGGCGTGAAACTTACCACGATACGCATTGACTCTACGGATGTCACCGTTCAGGTGAATTTGCCTAAAGGTTATTACATCTTTAAGATTGGGAATGTCGTGCGGAAAGTGGTAATCAAATAA